Within the Nitrospira sp. CR1.1 genome, the region CTTCAGCACGCCGGTCGGTACGACCTCGCCGCGGTCTTCAAACCAGAGGGACTGGCCGATCGTCAGATCGCAACGATTCAAGCGGCGATCGATGTCGAAGGCACGAGTCAACCGCCCGGGGCCATCGATCACCCGTCCCTCGCATTCCACTGCCCGCAGGAGGATCGCCGCCGGAAATCCCTCCTGCTCCGTCACCACATTTAGCATTTCATACATGCCGTAACACAGGTACACGTAGGCATGTCCCGGCGGTCCGAACAGCACGTCCGTCCGTGCCGTCCGCCCCTTCGAGGCATGGCAGGCCTTATCCTCCGTGCCGATGTACGCCTCGACCTCGATGATCCTTCCGGCAAGCAGCCCGCTGCCCTGCTCGCGTACGAGATATTTCCCCACCAATGCACGGGCCACCTCGAGGGTGGGACGATCGAAA harbors:
- a CDS encoding DNA-3-methyladenine glycosylase is translated as MILPRDYFDRPTLEVARALVGKYLVREQGSGLLAGRIIEVEAYIGTEDKACHASKGRTARTDVLFGPPGHAYVYLCYGMYEMLNVVTEQEGFPAAILLRAVECEGRVIDGPGRLTRAFDIDRRLNRCDLTIGQSLWFEDRGEVVPTGVLKTHPRIGVDYAGEWAHKPWRFRLTMEPSKPRRTTARFSSPKK